The sequence AGGGTTGGGTGGATGAGGTTCTTGCAAGAAGGAACAAGAATAATTCTGATAGTGAAGCTGATGATTCTTCTGGTGACTCAGAGACTGCTGAAGATGATAGTGACGAAGAAGGATccgatgaagatgatgatgaaggtgAAAATAAACTTTCATTGAAGGACTGGGAACAAAGTGACGATGATCATATTGGCACAGatttggaagatgatgaagaagagggtgaagaagaagaagatgctaaTGAGAAAGAAATGGGATCAAGAGACCAGAAAAAGGCAAAGAAAAGTGATTCTGTTGAAATTAGTAACAAAGATGGAGATTCTCTACATGCCAAAAAAACGAAAGCAGATGGTAAAACTGTTTCTACTCGACCAGACCTTCCCTACTTAATTGAAGCTCCAAAGAGTTTGGAGGATTTATGTGCATTGTTGGACAATCGTTCTAATACTGAGGTTATTTTGATAATCAGTCGAATTCGGGCAAGCAATGCAATCAAGCTTGCGGcggaaaatagaaagaaaatgcaAGTAAGAAACTTTTGGTTGCTATTATGACTACTATATATTTACTTTGTAAACCAAGGTTTCCCATCTCTTGGAAACTTGATTTAAATTCCAGAAAGCCTGGCTCGGCTTTTAATGTTATCATATAATTATGAGTGGATTTTATAAGGTGACTAATATCATCCAGATATTATTGTGCATTCTTTTTACGATGCTTTTTGCTGTTTGTCTTCGTAACTATAGTTAATAATTCATAACAAACTAAATTATCCTTTGAGCATTCATTTTATATGAAATCTAATAATGGCACgacattttgttaaaaattttattcaaacatCACAAGTTGAGATGTTGGTGAGTCAACTTAGATACTTATCAATATTGCTGCTCCTTTATAGGTATTTTATGGTGTATTGCTTCAGTATTTTGCCATCTTAGCAAATAAAAATCCTTTGAATTTCGAGCTACTTAATTTACTAGTGAAGCCATTGATGGAGATGAGTGTGGAGATTCCGTACTTTGCTGCAATATGTGCTCGTCAGAGGATATTACGGACTCGAACACAATTTTGTGAGATCATCAAAGACCCAGGTTAGACCTGATAAATACTTGTTCACTgctgttttattttatttttttccccaacatgATTCGATTATTTTTGTTCCTGCAGAAATTAGCAGTTGGCCTTCTTCAAAAACGTTGTTTCTCTTGAGGCTCTGGTCCATGATATTCCCATGCTCTGACTTCCGTCATGTGGTCATGACTCCAGCAATATTGCTCATGTGTGAATATCTGATGCGCTGTCCCATTGTGTCGGGTCGGGATAGTGCTATTGGATCTTTCTTATGCTCTGTGCTTCTCTCTGTATGTATAAACCTATTTGCTATTTCCTCTTTTTCAATAGTTAGTGCATTTTActtatgaaatttttaataacaaGGTTTGTTGAAGAGTCTTGACTTGTGCTACACAAGCATTATTTCTACCATCATATGTTTGTTATCCTCAACTCCAATGTTTTAAAACCCTGATAATTCATTGACCTGGAAAGTACCTGGATTGGGGTTCATAGGtcattaatataatataaaacactTTATACAAAAATAGGCACACAGCTTAAAACATGTGTTTatgaacaattatttttattttggaaataATGATTAGAGTTAACATAAGAAGCTTTAAATATTGGTCATGAAAATTTCTGTTGGCCTAATGTTTGATGAAAAGTAATGGGTCCTTATATATGATTAGCTACAGTTCATAAATGATAAACCTGGGTTCAATCCAGCTTGTAGTACTTGTTAAAGCACAACCCACTGGCCATGACCTTATGGTGGATGGATGGTGAGCAAACATTATTCAGTTTGGTTTTTAACTAAAAAGGTTGAAGTATGACCTGACCGGGTTATGGCCAGTTGCTGTTCCACCATCTGATTCAGTCTGGGTTGAAGCGTTGTGCAACATTGTGGATAGTGATGGAAATTACTGAAGTTCTTTTCAATATTCCACATGTCAATGGTGTAATAAATTCATTTCATTTGACTTCTATGCTTGTTCAACTATTTTGTTCATTATGCATACCTCTCTCTTAGTATACTGTACTCCTTGATTTTGCCTTTTAGTTTTCCTAATGTGTcattaatgaagttttgagtgaTCTAATATGGgtttaattgttaaatgttaatATAATGTCTGCTGCACGATTGAATTTTATGTCATCCCATTTTCCTGCAAGAGTTGCAATTTCAGGTTATTCATTTGATTAATTTATGTTGCAGGTCACTAGACAATCTCAGAAGTTCTGTCCCGAAGCAATAATGTTTCTCCAGACTTTGCTGATGGCAGCTACAGACAAGAAGCCAGTTTCATGTCAGGATTCTCAGGTATGACTCCTAATGCATTATTTGTGATTTCTGTGACAGTTTTAATGTTAAAAGATGCATAATGGTTTTCTTCATCAACTTGCATATGCTTCAGACTATACTTGATGGGCGCTATATTAAAGTAGCACGAAGAAATGACTATTCTCTGTTTATTTTGTTGCAGTTTAATCATCTTACTGAATTAAAAGCACTCAGGCCCTTGCTTTGTATACGTAATTGTGTAGATGAGATCAGTCCTCTGAATTTCATCATGATAATGGACATGCCTGAGGACTCTCCTTTTTTCAGCTCTGATAATTTCAGGTTGGTAGTTGATGGGGTTTGGTTCAGTACTTTATTCTTGAATATGCTATAATGTGTTGTAGTATTGGAACTAGATTATACATTGTGATATCCCTTAGAGTGGTATAGTGGCCTTGTGAAGACATTATGCATTTCTTTATTTCTACTAGACATTGTTTAAGACTGAACCTCAGAATTTCTCCATTTAGACGGAAGCAACAATGTAAAGATTGGTTTCTTTAAATGGTTTGTATGGACATgtattttactcctagaagtatgTGGGTTAAAAATCTTTACCAAAATGTTGGGGCTTATACGGTTTTCTTCAAATATATTAGATTTCATAATATTCTAAGAATTTCCACTTCTCAGTGAGATGTCAGAGGAAGAATAGAAAGTGGTATGTGTTGCGGAGACTCAATTCTGAATTGAGTGCTGTGCTGTAAATGGGGTCTAAATCCTGCTGTGATTTGTAAAAAGAGTTGTTAGGGGGGTTTGATTTTTAGAGCTTGTGACAATGAATCTATAAGATGCTGTTGTTTGTTTTTCTGCGCTGTCTTTTGGCTTGGGCGGCCTGTTGCGGCTGTTGTGTTGTTTAGGTGTTGGTACCTCTGTTTTGGTCCTTCAGGAGATTTTGTCGTTTGTTGTTAATGAAGATTACTTATTcttcaaaaatgaaaagaaaaaaaaaattccacgtCTGTAAGTTGTTGATATTTGATTAAATTGACCTTCCAATTTGCAGGGCTAGTGTGTTGTTAACTATGATTGAAACCCTACAAGGatatgttaacatttatgaggGATTTTCTTCCTTTCCTGAAATGTTCTTGCCAATTTCAATGTTGTTACGTGAGGCGGCACAACAGGAAAATTTACCACATGTGTTGcaagataaatttaaaaatgttgcTCAACTCATTAAGACAAAAGTAGATGAACATCACAAGCTGCGGCGACCACTTCTAATGCGGAAGCAAAAGCCAGTGCCTATCAAAATGCTGAATCCAAAATTTGAGGAGAAGTAATTTTCTTTCCCCTGCTCTTAACCACATGTTAAAACTTTGTTGCAATAGATAATGTTACTGAGAATAACTGGTTGGATCTGAGAATTTGTCATGTTGTTTTGCAGCTTTGTTAAGGGTAGAGATTATGATCCAGATCGTGAACGGGCTGAGAAGAGAAAGTTGCAGAAACAAGTAAAACGTGAAGCTAAGGGGGCAGCTCGTGAATTGCGGAAAGACACATTTTTCTTACTTGaggttaaggaaaaagaaagagcattacgggaaaaagaaagagcagAGAAGTATGGGAAGGCATTAGCTTTCCTTCAAGAACAAGAACATGGTATAAAATCTGGACAATTAGGAAAAGGCAGGAAGAGGGGAAGATGAATCTGACTTCTGATTCTTGTATTACATGCTATCATTATTTAGGTGGTGTTCAGGTATACATAATATTCTTTGAATTGAAGTGAAATGAAGCCTTGGAATTGGAATCAGAGGcgcaattttgattttttgtattattattgttaacTTAAGAAATTATAAGCAAGTTTTTCCGTTCTCATATTGAGTCATGCTAGGTCGACTCTAAGCGCATTTTGAGACCCTTGAACAGATTTCTTGAGATGCATACTCTTAACAGAGTTGGCTAGTGTCTTTTGAGATAGAAATATCAATCTTTTGTGTACCCTTGCCAGGATTAAACTAGGATAAATTAAACTGAAATATGAATTTATGAAGTACATTAAGGGCATAGAGAAGGATCCATTATTCAATATTCTACTCAAAGTCCAACCAGCAATctagtttgtaatttttgcaATACTGCAGAAGAAGCTATACCATTGTTAACCGGCTGAGTTGTCAGGCAACAGGTATATGCTTCTCCTCTCACATTTGGTGGGTCTCACTCTTTAATGGAATCCACcaattatgagagagagaggaacatACACCAGGTGATAGGTATATTTTTCCGTAAAAGTAGGTGTTTGCAATTTGTTTTAAAGTGAAAATAGATCAATACAAAATATGTAATGGTCCCTTGATAAGGgcttcaaaatctttttttttattttttttatttgatttgctTGCTCAGACTCATCAAAGCAGTGAGGAGTACTACTCCCCCCTAAATAGTTCcaaatcttattttattattattattaatagtttcaaaccttaattattttgtaattgtaaaataatgtcTAATTTattctccctaaaaattaaacaattactATTTGGTCCAATTAAGTCTACTTCAGTCCAATTAGGTTtacttcagtccattttggtccaatttggacTAATAGGCcttaaattaattctttttgtagATTGCTttttcaagtttagctcaaaaattcatttttttttcttaatttttgggctgaaaaatatgagattttattatatttgggccgctctttagttttgagttaaaaaatgcaaacaaaatagacattagaaatatgagccctaaaaatgcaataaaaatgataaatattcaagtcttattcggtccactttagtTTTGTCCATTTCGGTCCTATTTAGTCAACATTAGTCCTATTCGGTCCTACATGTTCTTATTCGGTCCATGTgggttctattcggtccacattggtccattttgttctattcagtccacttcggtCCTCCTTGTTCCCATTCGGGCCACTTTGTTCTATTTGATCCATTTGTGTCCACTTCAGTTTATTTTGTTCAACTTCGGTCTGTTTTTGTGTACTTGCATATGGGGAAAAAATATGTTTGGGTTTGGGCGAGAGTACCTATTctaaatttgaatatatatatatatatatatatatatatatatatatatatattttaaatatagatCACAAACTCTtaatatctaaaatcttaagtataatattttttgttgagcTACACTAACGTAGCATTTTAGTCCACATCAGTCATTTAAGTGAAAGTCTTTCTAAATATTAACGCTATGAAtatacaaatctaatttttagaCAGTTACTCATTTGTTTTAACATCATTACTTTTAAATTAATTGCATGAGGTTGATtataaattcaagaaaaataaataaataaataaatatatatatatgtatgtatgtatgtataatttttatttaaataaattattcaaattcttcattctcttaaaagagattattatgataatcaaaacttgTAACAAACTTATAttgaatatgtataatttattatctaaattttattgttgataatttgttcccctaaaaattaaacaatttcaaaaagtaatttCCATTACTCTAttcttacaaatatataattttatcatttttgatgtatttgattgatattattcttttatgaAATGATCCATATTCTTCAAACTATTGTTATTATGTATcatattttcctaatttctttTGGTATAATTAGAAttattaagtttcaaatttattattcaaatcttCATTCTCTTAAGGAGGTTATTATGATAACCaaaacttatcatataattacaattgatattatttaaataattaatagtaCTCTCAACCCAAACTTGTATTCTGCCATACTTAAGTAGGTATGCCAAATTGGACAGAAATGATctaaaatggaccaaatggattgaatggaccaaagtggaccgaatggaccaaattgaactGAATGACCTAAGTGTATTGAATGGACCAATTGGATTGATTAGACCTAACTGGACCGAATAGActaaagtggactgaatagtACAAAGTGGACCATATGgaccaaatcagaccgaatATAtcgaagtggactgaatggaccgaataggccaaagtggaccgaatcaCAGAATTGGACAGAATGGACCGAATTCACCATATTAAACCAAATGGACCGAATGGAACGAACAGAACTGAATAGACCGAATTGATTGAAGTAGACTGAATGGACCTAATTGAACTGAAGTGGATTGAATTTGACCAAAattgaccaaagtggactgaagtAGAATTTTGAGTAAAAAGATATAATCAAAATACTGAAACTTGTTCTAATATGAAAAATCAGCTTACTCttatcaaaatcttttttttttttttaggattttcccCATAcgttttttgcttattttttaagctgattggacttaatttttacGCAAATCTAGCTTATTTTCTAAGCAACTAACACCTATATAAATAAGGGAGGCCTCCCAACATTCCGCAAAACTAATCCCTGACCCTTCTCTTTCCCCTTACGTTGAAGAAATTCTAGAAGTTTTGCtttaggaatttcttttctgTTAAGTGGCTCTTATTTAGATcttgaaaaaaattcattctcCTTGATTTCTGAAATAATTCTCTCATGGAGGAATACATTCATGCAGGTAAGTTTCCATCTCTTTATTTACATGTTCATATAACTGATTCAATTCTCCATGCTCTTAAAATGTtcttccccccttttttttgccTTGATTCTTTTATGGTTATATGATGTATGTTTGTTTATGTGTATGTATTTTGTTCATGTAGTTATGTGATGCATATGATTAAATCCTAAATTTGTTGCTTTATGTAAAACAAAATCtgatttgaattatttttcaaaacctcattgttttcttaaaccaaaaatcagatctgaattattttttaaaacctgAATAATCAAGTatcaattcaaagaaaaatcataccaaaattataagagagagagatatactACTTGTaatgggaaattaaaaaaatacaacaccaaaatGTATGAAttcaaaatagagttttaaaaattataatgattCATCAATATAAAGTTGAGTTgcaagaaataatataaaaaaaatgaagagagagagagagagagagagagagagagagagagagagagagagagagagagaataaccaCTTTTCAAGAGAGAACGtgagagaataataagaaatttatagaaaattggtaaaaaaatctaaatcctacaataattaaataggaTTCATTATTAACTGTAATCAAAGTCCAACTAGAAACTTTGATATCGGAGAATGTATTTACCTTTGCACCTTTCTGTGTCCGTTTAGGATTGCAATTTATttgttaagaataaaaagtgagagagaggaagacCGAATAGTTTGTATATTCTGTGTAAATAACCATGTACAATAAAGAGTCTTATATGGGCTAAGTATGTGTGAAGTACAAGTAATATGAATGTACTACAAGTATAGTATACTGGGCTAAGCTCGATGGGCTAGACTAAACTAAGCTATATACTAATATCCCCCCTCAAACTCGAGGTGGCAAGGAGGAAGCCAACTGGAGTTTGGATATCAAATCTTGAAGACGACCAGGCAAGTGAGttttggtgaagatatcagTAGGCTGGTCGGCAAAGGAGATGGAGAATAACTAGAGATTGCCTTTCTTGAGATGCTGACGAGTGATGTGGCAGTCGATCTCAATGTGCTTGGtgcgttcatggaagacatcgtTATGAGCAATGTAGATAGCACTacgattatcacaataaagaggagtgtCAGTGGGCTGTGGAGCATCCATGTTAGCCAAGAGCCATCGAAGCCAGACAAGCGCGCAGGTGGTGTCAGCAAGAGCACGATACTCTGCCTCAGTACTGGAACGGAAAACCATATCTTGCTTCTTGCTACGCCATGAGAAAAGAGAAGTACACAACAGGAAACAAAAACCTGTAATAAAGCATCGATCAGTCGGAGCACCTGCCCAATCTGCATCTGAACAAGCATGGAGCTCAAGAGAAGACTGAGAAGAGTATTGAAGACCATGATAAAGTGTGCCCTTGACGTATCAGAGAATCTGAAGAATAGCAGCATAGTGCACAGAAAGAGGGGCGTCCATGAACTTACTAATCATACTCACGGCATGAGAAATATCTGGGCGAGTGATAGTGAGATAGATCAGACTACCAACTAGCGAACTATAACGAGTAGCATCTGATATAGGTTCACCATCCAAGGGTGTAAGCTTGGCATTGTATTCCAAGGGAGTGGAAACAGTTTTGTTGTCTGTGATACCAGCCTTAGAGAGAAGGTCAGAAGCATATTTAGCTTGGGATAGATAGTATCCCATAAGAGGATGAGGTAACCTCAAGCCCAAGAAAATAGTTGAGAGTGCCTAAATATTTCATCTCAAAATGCTGACTAAGGAAGTGCTGAAGAAAGCAGATACCTGCAGAATTATCTCCAGtaataatcatgtcatcaacataaagaagaataagagtgATACCAGTAGAGGATCTTCGAACGAAGAGAGCAGTTCCATGAGGACTCGAAGTGAAACCCTGCTGAGCAATAACTGAGCTAAACTTTTCAAACCAAGTTCGAGGAGCCTACTTGAGGCCATAAAGAGCATGACGAAGGCGACAAACTTGACGGCCTGAGTGAGAATAGCTAGGGGTGGTTGCATGTACACTTCTTCTTGGATGTCTCCATTGAGGAAAGCattcttcacatccatttgataaagaGGCCAATGACGAACAACAGACACAACAATGAGACATCTGACAGATGTAAGGCGAGCAACATGAGCAAATGTTTCCTTATTGTTAATGCCATATTCCTGAGTAAACCCACTTACAACCTATTATAGATCGACTAGGAGGAAAATCAACCATATCCCAAGTGTGATTTTTGTGAAGGGCATCTAGTTCTTCGGACATAGCTTGCTACCAAAGAGGTTTAGTAtgggcctcacgataggtgtaaGGCTCATAAAGGGTGACAAGAGCAAAAGAGTAGTGATAATTAGTGAGATAAGGAGGAGGAATGCTTACCCGAGTAGAGCAACAATGGTCAAGACCAATAAGAGGCTTAAGAGATGGTGGTGTCACAAGATCCAAGACATGCGGGTCATGTGCCGATGACAAAACCGGAGATGAGTCGTCTGGAAAGGCAGCCGATGTTGTAGAATCCTCCACAAATTCAGGataaagaaggagaaaaagattAGTAAAAATGATAGATTTTGAGGAAGAAGGCACAGGAAACTGCTGAAGACTCGTGAAAGGACAATGTTCCTAGAACTCAACATGACAGGAGATACGAAGGCGATGAGTGATGGGGTCATAGCAACGAAAACTCTTTAGGGATACACCATAGCCAAGGAAGCAACAGAGATGAGCACAAGGTTTGAGCTCTGTTCGTTTATGAGGTGGAAGAGAGACAAAGCAAGCATAACCAAAAGCCCTAGAAGATGAGTAGTTAGGGGTTTGACCATAAAGGAGCTCAAATGGTGATTTATTGTGTGTGGTCGGTGAAGGAACACGATTAATGGTGTAAACAGCAGTGAGTGCTGCCTCACCCCAAAAGTGCTTAGGAAGAGAGGCAGAAATGAGAAGGGTGCCGACAACATCAAGAATGTGATGGTGTTTACGTTCTACACgaccattttgttgagaggtATAGGGACAAGACCGGTGGGGGAGAGTACCTTTGCAATCTAAAAAGGGCAAGAAAGATTTATCATTATATTCTTGAGCATTATCTAACCGATTTTAGCGGTGCAATTGAACTatgtttcaatcattttatgaaatgtttGGTAAATGGACACAAGTTCAGACCTATGGTGAAGCAGATACATCCAGGTATATCGAGAAAATCATTcgcaaatatgacaaaatattgAGATCCCCCCCTTAGTGGGAACCGGTGTCGGATCCCAAATGTCAAAATGTATAAGATCAAAAGgtgcaaaagaaaaagagtcacTAATATTAAAGggcaattttgtttgtttgccaaaatgacaggaagtacaatcaaattttggaaattgAATTGAACCTAAATGACCTTGAGAAGCTAACAACTGAAGACAAGACAAAGATGTATGACCAAGACGAGCATGCCGTAATTCAGGCGAGAGGGTGGTAGTAGTGGTAGTAGCAGAGACAACTTGTGAAGGAATCTTCAAGTCGTAAACCTCAAACATACATCCAACCTTACGGCCTGTCCCAAGCACTTAACCGGACCAGGGATCCTGCACATCCACACCATGATTAGTAAGGAGGATATCTACTCCTAATTCACAGAGTTGACCAACAGGTCGTAAGGTATAGAAGTTCCATCAACAGTGTAAATAGAGGTAGGATGTGCTAAGGGTACCTTATCAGAGAATTGTGATTCATCAGGGGTTATATGGTTACAACATGCGGTATCAAAAAATCAAGAATGGTTACTTGAAGTTACAGAAAGGGCAATGGAAGTTCGGGATAAAGCCTATTGAACTACTGCCTTAATATCAGCGTAGTAAGTGAGGAAGCCAAAGATGGACCTATAGGAACTGGTAGATCTGTGGGACACATAGCAGCTGCCGGAGGAGGAGGAGTTTTGTTCTATTCTTGCATGAATTTCTATAATTTGTGACAAACGGAGATATCATGGCCCTTGGCACGACAAAACTCACATCGAGTACCTTTTGAAGACTGAGTGGAGGGACACCCAGAGGTTAATCGTGGAGGGGAAGTGA comes from Castanea sativa cultivar Marrone di Chiusa Pesio chromosome 3, ASM4071231v1 and encodes:
- the LOC142628029 gene encoding uncharacterized protein LOC142628029; the protein is MVKLSKPTATMDNQKNKKQKKKTKSSGPKAKSMKVSEPIPKPNPFENIWSRRKFDILGKKRKGEERRIGLARSLGIQKRKQTLLKEYEQSTKSSVFLDNRIGEQGEALPEFDKALLRSQRHRQLKLGKKSKFNLEEEEDEDEEDGFGFGGLGGERDDFEDEMLPFDEDYDEEESAILKQLHGPKTQDPMDSGLIEGEENRHKTKKEVMEEIISKSKFFKAQKAKEKEENERLMEDLDKNFTSLVQSEALLSLTEPGKMNALKALVNKSIPNERKNDNSSTTQKIENFNQDQPDSYDKLVKEMALEMRARPSDRTKTPEEIAQEERERLEHLEEERQKRMLAPEDASDEDNDDSDKPSTKGLRSISGDALVDSFSLEEEPRTKKGWVDEVLARRNKNNSDSEADDSSGDSETAEDDSDEEGSDEDDDEGENKLSLKDWEQSDDDHIGTDLEDDEEEGEEEEDANEKEMGSRDQKKAKKSDSVEISNKDGDSLHAKKTKADGKTVSTRPDLPYLIEAPKSLEDLCALLDNRSNTEVILIISRIRASNAIKLAAENRKKMQVFYGVLLQYFAILANKNPLNFELLNLLVKPLMEMSVEIPYFAAICARQRILRTRTQFCEIIKDPEISSWPSSKTLFLLRLWSMIFPCSDFRHVVMTPAILLMCEYLMRCPIVSGRDSAIGSFLCSVLLSVTRQSQKFCPEAIMFLQTLLMAATDKKPVSCQDSQFNHLTELKALRPLLCIRNCVDEISPLNFIMIMDMPEDSPFFSSDNFRASVLLTMIETLQGYVNIYEGFSSFPEMFLPISMLLREAAQQENLPHVLQDKFKNVAQLIKTKVDEHHKLRRPLLMRKQKPVPIKMLNPKFEENFVKGRDYDPDRERAEKRKLQKQVKREAKGAARELRKDTFFLLEVKEKERALREKERAEKYGKALAFLQEQEHGIKSGQLGKGRKRGR